One window of the Tetragenococcus koreensis genome contains the following:
- the rpoC gene encoding DNA-directed RNA polymerase subunit beta' has product MIDVNKFESMQIGLASPEKIRSWSYGEVKKPETINYRTLKPEREGLFDERIFGPTKDWECACGKYKRIRYKGIVCDRCGVEVTRSKVRRERMGHIELAAPVSHIWYFKGIPSRMGLVLDMSPRALEEIIYFASYVVIDPGNTSLEKKQLLTEREYREKREQYGQEFNAAMGAEAIRQLLDSVDLDSEADELKETLKSASGQKRTRAIRRLDILEAFRTSGNEPSWMVMDVIPIVPPDLRPMVQLEGGRFATSDLNDLYRRVINRNNRLKRLLDLNAPNIIVQNEKRMLQEAVDALIDNGRRGRPVAGPGNRPLKSLSHMLKGKQGRFRQNLLGKRVDYSGRSVICVGPFLKMYQCGLPKEMAIELFKPFVMRELVKRELASNIKNAKRKIERQEDDVWDVLEDVIKEHPVLLNRAPTLHRLGIQAFEPVLVEGRAIRLHPLVCEAYNADFDGDQMAVHVPLNDEAQAEARLMMLAAQHILNPKDGKPVVTPSQDMVLGNYYLTLEEAGREGEGMIFRDLDEAVAAWKNGYVHLHSRVAVDPNRLGDKPLTDFQKDRLLITTVGKIIFNSIMPPEFPYLNEPTDFNLTVQTPDKYFVEAGTDIPAHIKEQDLIGPFKKGNLGDIIAEVFKRFKVTETSRMLDRMKDLGYKHSTHAGITVGIADITVLQDKDDIISEAHKQVANVSKQFRRGLITDDERYERVIDVWNEAKDKIQLKLMKSLGTQNPIYMMSDSGARGNISNFTQLAGMRGLMAAPSGKIMELPIISNFREGLTVLEMFISTHGARKGMTDTALKTADSGYLTRRLVDVAQDVIIRDDDCGTDRGLDIEAIKEGNEIIEPLEERLAGRYTSKAVYHPETGEAIVGADHLISEVEAKQIVNAGIEKVSIRSAFTCNSKHGVCRHCYGRNLATGTEVEVGEAVGTVAAQSIGEPGTQLTMRTFHTGGVAGDDITQGLPRVQEIFEARNPKGEAVITEVTGEVTEIAEDAATRAKEVTITGETDTRTYTVPYTARMKVEEGERIHRGAPLTEGSIDPKHLLQVRDVISVENYLLHEVQRVYRMQGVEIGDKHVEVMVRQMLRKVRVMDPGDTDILPGTMMDIADFRDQNYKTLVAGGIPATSRPVLLGITKASLETNSFLSAASFQETTRVLTDAAIRGKQDPLLGLKENVIIGKIIPAGTGMPRYRNMEPKEVNTASENVYSISDIEAQMAAEDALNETQSEK; this is encoded by the coding sequence TTGATCGATGTAAATAAATTCGAAAGTATGCAAATAGGCTTGGCTTCTCCCGAAAAAATCAGAAGCTGGTCTTATGGTGAAGTAAAAAAACCTGAGACTATTAATTATCGTACATTAAAACCTGAACGTGAAGGGTTATTTGACGAACGCATTTTCGGCCCTACTAAAGACTGGGAGTGTGCTTGTGGTAAATACAAGCGAATTCGTTATAAAGGGATCGTTTGTGACCGTTGCGGTGTAGAAGTTACTCGTTCGAAAGTTCGTCGTGAACGGATGGGACATATTGAACTAGCTGCTCCAGTATCACATATCTGGTATTTTAAAGGTATACCATCTCGTATGGGACTCGTTTTAGACATGAGCCCACGCGCATTAGAAGAAATTATCTATTTTGCTTCTTATGTTGTGATTGATCCAGGTAATACTAGTTTAGAAAAGAAACAATTATTGACTGAGCGCGAATACCGTGAAAAACGCGAACAATATGGTCAAGAATTCAACGCGGCAATGGGTGCTGAAGCTATTAGACAACTATTGGATAGCGTAGATTTAGACAGTGAAGCAGATGAATTAAAAGAAACATTGAAATCAGCTTCAGGGCAAAAACGGACACGAGCAATTCGCCGTTTGGACATTTTGGAAGCTTTCCGTACCTCTGGAAATGAACCTAGCTGGATGGTTATGGACGTTATTCCTATTGTTCCACCGGATTTACGTCCTATGGTGCAATTAGAAGGTGGTCGTTTTGCTACTTCTGATTTAAATGATTTGTATCGTCGTGTTATTAACCGTAATAACCGTTTAAAACGTCTGCTAGATTTGAATGCGCCTAATATCATTGTGCAAAATGAAAAAAGGATGCTACAAGAAGCAGTAGATGCCTTGATTGATAATGGTCGCCGAGGCCGCCCTGTTGCAGGTCCAGGAAATCGTCCATTAAAATCACTTTCTCATATGCTAAAAGGGAAACAAGGACGTTTCCGTCAAAACTTGCTAGGTAAACGGGTAGACTATTCCGGTCGTTCGGTTATCTGTGTGGGGCCGTTCTTGAAAATGTATCAATGTGGATTGCCTAAAGAAATGGCAATTGAGTTGTTCAAACCTTTTGTTATGAGAGAATTGGTTAAACGTGAATTAGCTTCAAATATTAAAAATGCTAAACGTAAAATTGAACGCCAAGAAGACGATGTGTGGGATGTATTAGAAGATGTCATTAAAGAACATCCTGTACTATTAAACCGCGCACCGACGCTTCACCGTTTGGGTATTCAAGCTTTTGAACCAGTTTTAGTTGAAGGACGCGCTATTCGTTTGCATCCTTTGGTTTGTGAAGCTTATAATGCCGACTTTGACGGGGACCAAATGGCTGTTCACGTACCGTTAAATGATGAAGCACAAGCTGAAGCTCGTTTGATGATGTTGGCTGCTCAACATATCTTAAATCCAAAAGATGGTAAGCCCGTTGTTACGCCTTCACAAGACATGGTTTTAGGGAACTATTACCTAACACTAGAAGAAGCAGGACGTGAAGGGGAAGGTATGATCTTCCGTGATTTGGATGAAGCAGTTGCTGCTTGGAAGAATGGCTATGTCCACTTGCATTCACGTGTAGCTGTTGATCCAAATCGCTTGGGTGATAAACCATTAACTGATTTCCAAAAAGATCGTTTGTTAATTACAACTGTTGGTAAGATTATTTTCAACTCGATCATGCCACCAGAATTTCCTTATTTGAATGAACCGACTGATTTTAATTTAACTGTCCAAACACCAGATAAATATTTTGTTGAAGCGGGGACCGATATTCCTGCTCATATCAAAGAACAAGATTTGATTGGACCATTCAAAAAAGGGAACTTAGGGGATATTATTGCCGAAGTCTTCAAACGTTTTAAAGTAACGGAAACGTCACGTATGCTTGACCGTATGAAAGATTTAGGTTATAAGCATTCTACCCATGCTGGGATCACAGTTGGTATTGCAGATATTACAGTGTTACAAGATAAAGATGACATCATTTCTGAAGCACATAAACAAGTGGCAAATGTTTCAAAACAATTCCGTCGGGGATTAATTACCGATGATGAACGTTATGAACGAGTGATTGATGTTTGGAATGAAGCCAAAGATAAAATTCAATTGAAATTAATGAAATCTCTAGGTACTCAAAATCCGATCTATATGATGTCTGATTCTGGTGCTCGGGGGAATATTTCCAACTTTACCCAACTTGCTGGGATGCGTGGTTTGATGGCTGCACCAAGTGGTAAGATTATGGAATTGCCTATCATTTCCAATTTCCGCGAAGGGCTGACTGTTTTAGAGATGTTTATTTCTACTCACGGGGCTCGTAAAGGAATGACTGATACGGCCTTGAAGACTGCCGACTCAGGTTACTTGACTCGTCGTTTGGTCGATGTAGCACAAGATGTTATCATCCGTGATGATGATTGTGGAACAGACCGTGGCCTTGACATCGAAGCGATCAAAGAAGGCAATGAAATTATTGAACCATTAGAAGAACGTCTTGCTGGTCGTTATACCAGTAAAGCTGTTTATCATCCTGAAACAGGAGAAGCAATTGTTGGAGCAGATCACTTGATAAGTGAAGTGGAAGCCAAACAAATCGTAAATGCAGGAATTGAAAAAGTTTCGATTCGTTCAGCATTTACTTGTAACTCCAAACACGGTGTCTGCCGTCATTGTTACGGACGCAACTTAGCTACTGGTACAGAAGTAGAAGTTGGCGAAGCAGTGGGTACAGTTGCTGCGCAATCTATCGGTGAACCTGGTACTCAATTAACTATGCGTACTTTCCATACTGGTGGGGTTGCTGGAGACGATATTACTCAAGGGTTGCCACGTGTACAAGAAATTTTTGAAGCCCGTAATCCAAAAGGGGAAGCTGTTATTACTGAAGTTACAGGTGAAGTCACTGAAATTGCAGAAGATGCGGCTACTCGTGCTAAAGAAGTTACGATTACAGGTGAAACAGATACACGTACGTATACCGTTCCTTATACAGCTCGTATGAAAGTTGAAGAAGGAGAACGAATTCATCGTGGAGCTCCACTTACAGAAGGTTCAATCGATCCGAAACACTTATTGCAAGTACGTGATGTGATTTCTGTTGAAAATTATTTATTGCATGAAGTTCAACGAGTTTATCGGATGCAAGGGGTTGAAATCGGCGATAAACACGTCGAAGTAATGGTTCGTCAAATGTTACGTAAAGTTCGTGTGATGGATCCAGGAGATACAGATATCTTGCCTGGTACAATGATGGACATTGCGGACTTTAGAGACCAAAACTATAAAACCCTAGTTGCAGGCGGTATTCCTGCTACTTCTCGTCCAGTATTACTAGGTATCACGAAAGCTTCTCTGGAAACAAACAGCTTCTTATCTGCTGCTTCCTTCCAAGAAACGACACGTGTACTGACTGATGCGGCAATTCGTGGTAAACAAGATCCACTTCTTGGATTGAAAGAAAATGTTATTATTGGTAAGATCATTCCAGCTGGTACCGGAATGCCTCGTTACCGTAACATGGAACCAAAAGAAGTGAATACTGCCAGCGAAAATGTTTACAGTATTTCCGATATTGAAGCACAAATGGCTGCAGAAGATGCTTTAAATGAAACACAAAGCGAAAAATAA
- the rpoB gene encoding DNA-directed RNA polymerase subunit beta, with translation MAGHVVEYGKHRERRSFARISEVLELPNLIEIQTNSYQWFLDEGLREMFEDILPIDDFNGNLSLEFVDYELKTPKYTVEEARAHDANYSAPLHVTLRLTNRETGEIKSQEVFFGDFPLMTEQGTFIVNGAERVIVSQLVRSPGVYFNSKIDKNGREGFGSTVIPNRGAWLEMETDAKNISYVRIDRTRKIPMTVLVRALGFGSDDTILDIFGDNDSLRNTIEKDLHKTATDSRTEEGLKDIYERLRPGEPKTADSSRNLLNARFFDPRRYDLAAVGRYKMNKKLDLKTRLLNLTLAETLADPETGEIVLEKGTEISHQVMEDTLAEYIDNGLNTVTYYPSEDGVVTDPMTVQVFKVFSPSDPDREVNVIGNGYPESNIRTVRPADIVAAMSYFFNLMEGIGNTDDIDHLGNRRIRSVGELLQNQFRIGLARMERVVRERMSIQDTDTLTPQQLINIRPVVASIKEFFGSSQLSQFMDQTNPLGELTHKRRLSALGPGGLTRDRAGYEVRDVHYSHYGRMCPIETPEGPNIGLINSLASYAKINKYGFIETPYRRVDRSTRRVTDKIDYLTADIEDNYVVAQANSPLNDDGTFTNDVVMARATSENLEITTDKVDYMDVSPKQVVSVATACIPFLENDDSNRALMGANMQRQAVPLINPQSPWVGTGMEYMSAHDSGAALLCKADGIAEYVDATEIRVRRDNGALDIYHITKFRRSNSGTSYDQRPLVKQGEKVEKGDILADGPSMENGEMALGQNVLVGFMTWEGYNYEDAVIMSRRLVKDDVYTSVHIEEYESEARDTKLGPEEITREIPNVGEDALRDLDEMGIVRIGAEVRDGDLLVGKVTPKGVTELSAEERLLHAIFGEKAREVRDTSLRVPHGGGGIIHDVKIFTREAGDELSPGVNMLVRVYIVQKRKIHEGDKMAGRHGNKGVVSRIMPEEDMPFLPDGTPIDIMLNPLGVPSRMNIGQVLELHLGMAARQLGIHVATPVFDGASDGDVWETVEEAGLAKDAKTVLYDGRTGEPFDGRISVGVMYMIKLAHMVDDKLHARSIGPYSLVTQQPLGGKAQFGGQRFGEMEVWALEAYGAAYTLQEILTYKSDDVVGRVRTYEAIVKGEPIPKPGIPESFRVLVKELQSLGLDMRVLDNEKQEVELRDMDDEDDDLITVDALEKFAEKQNAKKVETDAESKEPEKKQFDEENNPADAPVD, from the coding sequence TTGGCTGGACACGTAGTAGAGTACGGAAAACATCGCGAACGTAGAAGTTTCGCGCGTATCAGTGAAGTACTGGAATTACCGAATTTGATTGAGATTCAAACAAACTCTTATCAATGGTTTTTAGATGAAGGATTAAGGGAAATGTTTGAAGATATTTTGCCAATTGATGACTTTAACGGAAATCTTTCATTGGAATTTGTGGACTATGAACTAAAAACGCCAAAATATACAGTGGAAGAAGCACGGGCGCATGATGCAAACTATTCAGCGCCATTACATGTTACGCTACGTTTAACAAACCGTGAAACGGGCGAAATTAAGTCACAAGAAGTTTTCTTCGGTGACTTTCCGTTGATGACTGAACAAGGAACTTTTATCGTTAATGGGGCCGAACGTGTTATCGTTTCACAATTGGTCCGCTCACCAGGGGTATACTTTAATAGTAAAATTGATAAAAATGGTAGAGAAGGCTTCGGTTCGACGGTTATCCCTAACCGTGGTGCATGGTTGGAAATGGAAACTGACGCTAAGAATATTTCTTATGTCAGAATTGACCGGACACGTAAAATTCCAATGACAGTCTTAGTGCGTGCTTTAGGTTTTGGTTCTGATGATACCATTTTAGATATCTTTGGCGATAACGATTCTTTACGTAATACTATCGAAAAAGATTTACACAAAACAGCAACGGACTCAAGAACAGAAGAAGGCTTAAAAGATATTTATGAACGTCTACGTCCAGGCGAACCAAAAACGGCTGACAGTTCACGGAATCTTTTAAATGCTCGTTTCTTTGATCCGCGTCGTTATGACTTGGCCGCTGTTGGTCGCTATAAGATGAATAAGAAGTTAGATTTGAAAACTCGTTTGTTGAATTTAACTTTAGCTGAAACTTTGGCAGACCCTGAAACAGGTGAGATCGTCCTGGAAAAAGGAACAGAAATCTCGCATCAAGTAATGGAAGACACATTAGCTGAATATATTGATAATGGTTTGAACACGGTAACGTACTACCCATCAGAAGATGGTGTTGTAACTGATCCAATGACCGTTCAAGTATTTAAAGTATTCTCACCTAGTGATCCTGACCGTGAAGTAAATGTGATCGGTAATGGCTATCCTGAATCAAATATCCGGACAGTTCGTCCAGCAGACATTGTGGCTGCAATGAGCTATTTCTTCAATTTGATGGAAGGCATTGGGAATACAGATGATATTGACCATCTAGGAAATCGTCGTATCCGTTCTGTTGGTGAGTTATTGCAAAATCAATTCCGTATTGGTTTAGCTCGGATGGAACGTGTCGTTCGTGAACGGATGTCCATTCAAGATACTGATACATTGACACCACAACAGTTGATTAATATTCGACCAGTGGTAGCCAGCATCAAAGAATTCTTCGGTTCTTCACAATTGTCACAATTTATGGACCAAACGAATCCATTAGGTGAATTAACGCATAAACGTCGTTTGTCAGCTTTAGGACCTGGTGGTTTAACACGAGATCGGGCTGGTTATGAAGTACGGGACGTTCACTATTCTCACTATGGTCGGATGTGTCCAATTGAAACGCCAGAAGGTCCTAACATTGGTCTAATCAATAGTTTAGCTTCTTATGCCAAAATTAATAAATATGGTTTTATCGAAACACCTTATCGCCGTGTTGATCGGAGTACACGTCGTGTAACAGATAAAATCGATTATTTAACAGCAGATATTGAAGATAACTACGTTGTTGCACAAGCTAACAGTCCTTTAAATGACGATGGAACATTTACTAATGATGTCGTTATGGCACGTGCAACGAGTGAAAACTTAGAAATTACTACAGATAAAGTTGATTATATGGACGTGTCACCAAAACAAGTTGTTTCAGTCGCTACAGCTTGTATTCCATTCTTGGAAAATGATGACTCTAATCGTGCGTTGATGGGCGCGAACATGCAGCGTCAAGCTGTGCCGTTGATCAATCCGCAATCACCTTGGGTTGGGACTGGAATGGAATATATGTCTGCCCATGACTCAGGAGCTGCTTTGCTATGTAAAGCTGATGGTATTGCTGAGTATGTCGATGCAACAGAAATCCGTGTTCGTCGCGATAATGGCGCATTAGACATTTATCATATTACGAAATTCCGTCGTTCTAACTCAGGAACAAGTTATGACCAACGTCCGCTAGTAAAACAAGGCGAAAAGGTTGAAAAAGGTGACATCTTAGCTGATGGCCCTTCAATGGAAAATGGTGAAATGGCACTAGGTCAAAACGTATTAGTCGGGTTTATGACCTGGGAAGGTTATAACTATGAAGATGCGGTTATTATGAGCCGCCGTTTAGTTAAAGACGATGTCTACACTTCAGTTCATATTGAAGAATATGAATCAGAAGCTCGTGACACGAAATTAGGACCAGAAGAAATTACTCGTGAAATCCCTAATGTAGGGGAAGATGCATTAAGAGACCTTGATGAAATGGGTATTGTTCGGATTGGTGCTGAAGTTCGTGACGGGGACCTTTTGGTCGGAAAAGTAACGCCTAAGGGAGTAACAGAGCTATCTGCAGAAGAACGTTTGTTACATGCTATATTTGGTGAAAAAGCCCGCGAAGTTCGTGATACCTCGCTTAGAGTACCTCATGGTGGCGGCGGGATCATTCACGATGTGAAGATCTTTACTCGTGAAGCAGGCGATGAACTATCTCCTGGGGTTAATATGCTCGTTCGTGTTTATATTGTACAAAAACGTAAGATCCACGAAGGGGATAAAATGGCCGGTCGTCACGGAAACAAAGGGGTTGTCTCTCGCATTATGCCAGAAGAAGACATGCCTTTCTTACCAGATGGCACGCCGATTGATATTATGTTGAACCCATTAGGTGTTCCATCTCGGATGAATATCGGACAAGTACTAGAATTGCACTTAGGAATGGCTGCTAGACAACTAGGTATCCATGTAGCTACTCCTGTCTTTGACGGTGCAAGTGATGGGGATGTTTGGGAAACCGTAGAAGAAGCTGGTTTGGCAAAAGATGCTAAGACAGTGTTATATGACGGACGTACTGGCGAACCATTTGACGGTAGAATTTCCGTAGGTGTGATGTATATGATCAAATTGGCTCACATGGTTGACGATAAATTGCATGCTCGTTCAATTGGGCCGTACTCTCTAGTTACCCAACAACCACTTGGTGGGAAAGCACAATTTGGTGGACAACGTTTTGGTGAAATGGAAGTTTGGGCATTGGAAGCTTATGGTGCTGCTTATACCTTACAAGAAATCTTGACTTACAAGTCAGATGACGTAGTAGGCCGTGTAAGAACATATGAAGCTATTGTCAAAGGCGAACCGATTCCAAAACCAGGTATTCCAGAATCCTTCCGTGTGTTAGTTAAAGAATTGCAATCACTTGGATTAGATATGCGCGTTCTAGATAATGAAAAACAAGAAGTTGAACTGCGCGATATGGATGATGAGGATGATGATTTAATCACTGTTGACGCCTTAGAAAAATTTGCTGAAAAACAAAATGCTAAAAAAGTAGAAACAGATGCTGAAAGCAAAGAACCAGAAAAGAAACAATTTGATGAAGAAAATAATCCAGCAGATGCTCCTGTAGATTAA
- a CDS encoding biotin--[acetyl-CoA-carboxylase] ligase, with the protein MSTKQKILAILRQDNGIVSGEKLADTLGISRTAIWKAVRELEKMGYHIEHFPNGYRYLTSDVLEKELISNKALPTSSIFIKEETESTMNDAKVAAIKQQTAPALFIAEKQTGGHGRFGRPFFSPTGQIYMSLLLAPNQTFAELPQYTILAAVALSLAIDHHTGKQTQIKWVNDIYLDGKKICGILSEATSDFETGQIKHVILGCGINYSIDPESFPEELQAKAGSIFPQENPPVTRNQLIQLIWQYFFELVEGLPNKEYLDVYRKKSFVLGKTVQFSQQGVAYSGKATKITDTGELVVQTNQGVKTLSSGEISLEAIY; encoded by the coding sequence ATGTCTACCAAACAAAAAATACTTGCCATCCTAAGACAGGATAATGGGATCGTCTCTGGTGAAAAACTGGCTGATACATTAGGAATTTCCCGCACAGCCATCTGGAAAGCCGTGCGAGAATTAGAAAAAATGGGCTACCATATTGAGCATTTTCCTAATGGATACCGTTATTTGACCTCAGATGTCCTTGAAAAAGAATTAATAAGTAACAAAGCATTACCTACTTCCTCTATTTTTATTAAGGAAGAAACCGAATCAACGATGAATGATGCTAAAGTTGCTGCTATTAAACAGCAAACAGCACCGGCTCTTTTTATCGCAGAAAAACAGACAGGTGGGCATGGCCGTTTTGGTCGCCCCTTTTTTTCACCTACTGGACAAATTTATATGAGTTTATTGTTGGCTCCTAACCAAACGTTTGCAGAGTTACCTCAATATACAATTTTAGCTGCCGTTGCATTAAGCCTAGCAATTGACCATCACACAGGCAAACAAACCCAAATTAAATGGGTAAATGATATTTATTTAGATGGCAAAAAAATCTGTGGTATCTTGTCTGAAGCAACTAGCGATTTTGAAACAGGCCAAATTAAGCATGTGATTTTAGGATGTGGCATTAACTACTCGATCGATCCCGAGAGTTTTCCTGAAGAACTACAAGCAAAAGCTGGTTCAATTTTCCCGCAAGAAAATCCTCCGGTAACACGCAATCAATTAATCCAGCTTATTTGGCAATACTTCTTTGAACTAGTGGAAGGTTTGCCTAATAAGGAATATTTAGATGTCTACCGCAAAAAATCATTTGTTTTAGGTAAAACAGTCCAATTTAGTCAACAAGGGGTTGCTTACAGTGGTAAAGCGACCAAAATTACAGACACTGGTGAATTAGTTGTTCAAACTAATCAAGGCGTTAAGACCCTTTCTTCTGGTGAAATCAGTTTAGAAGCCATTTATTAA
- the menA gene encoding 1,4-dihydroxy-2-naphthoate polyprenyltransferase: MSLKVFWEVVEIKTKVASVFPFIIGILFSISYFHEIHWGLTLLFFIGMIIFDMSTTAINNFMDFKKAKSQTYKYQENVIGRERLSPKKIQWMILAMLAATLLIGLVLSIQTGWMMLLMGGAVCFIGVFYTFGPIPLSRMPLGEIFSGVTMGLGIFAITIYLNTIKQQVFHLTLDFAQGNFLLTGQLWGVLALIWASLPLIFTIANIMLANNLRDIKTDIKNHRYTLVYYIGSSTGTVLFQGLMYACYVTILIGWLFGIYSWPILVVFFTLPKISRNLKEHKKSLPQPSSFGYAIKNMVLFNSSYALGLLLCIVWQLM, encoded by the coding sequence ATGTCATTAAAAGTTTTTTGGGAAGTTGTTGAAATTAAAACTAAGGTAGCCAGTGTGTTTCCTTTCATTATAGGTATACTGTTCTCAATTTCTTATTTTCACGAAATACATTGGGGACTCACTTTATTATTTTTTATTGGTATGATTATTTTTGACATGTCTACAACGGCCATTAATAATTTCATGGACTTTAAAAAAGCCAAATCGCAAACCTATAAGTATCAAGAAAATGTGATCGGTCGTGAGCGACTTTCACCTAAAAAAATCCAATGGATGATTTTAGCTATGCTAGCGGCTACGCTTTTGATTGGTCTGGTTTTAAGTATACAAACTGGTTGGATGATGCTCCTTATGGGTGGAGCCGTTTGTTTTATTGGCGTTTTCTACACATTTGGTCCCATTCCTTTATCACGTATGCCCTTAGGTGAAATATTTAGCGGTGTAACGATGGGCTTAGGTATATTTGCTATTACAATTTATCTCAACACCATTAAACAGCAAGTTTTTCATCTAACCCTTGATTTTGCTCAAGGGAACTTCTTGCTGACAGGACAATTATGGGGGGTTCTAGCTCTTATCTGGGCCTCGTTGCCTTTAATTTTTACTATTGCCAACATTATGCTTGCTAATAATTTACGTGATATAAAAACAGATATCAAAAATCATCGTTACACCTTAGTATATTATATTGGAAGTTCTACTGGAACAGTATTGTTTCAAGGGCTGATGTATGCTTGTTACGTGACGATTTTAATAGGTTGGCTTTTTGGTATTTATAGCTGGCCGATTTTGGTGGTGTTTTTTACTTTACCGAAGATTTCACGTAATCTAAAAGAACATAAAAAGAGTCTGCCCCAGCCAAGCAGCTTTGGATATGCGATCAAAAATATGGTTTTGTTTAATAGTAGCTACGCGTTAGGTTTACTGCTTTGTATTGTTTGGCAACTCATGTAA
- a CDS encoding FAD:protein FMN transferase, which yields MKRKTGIFLVLLAVFVFSTACSNEGETNQTTESSYAQGMKKEPYTEEEFLLGTYTRIRIFDQDKEDALQPAFDRIKELGDKITINEPGSEIDEINENAGEKPVKVSKDIYDLLKKSRDYSEESKGGFNLTIGAITQLWRIGFDDARKPSQDEIDEALKHIDYNKIEFDDDEQTVYLEDEDMIIDLGAIAKGYIADEAVAVLKDHNVESAIVDLGGNIFVVGHSNRGENEAWNVGIQDPNNDRGAVLGTIEESDKTIVTSGIYERYLEEDGETYHHIFDSKTGYPYDNDIASATVITDKSIDGDGLTTVIFDKGVKEGLEYIENDTPEGTSAIFVTKDDQVYMTDDIKDSFQLDEESGYTLGDRSKL from the coding sequence ATGAAAAGAAAAACGGGAATTTTTCTTGTGCTTCTTGCTGTCTTTGTTTTTAGTACGGCATGTAGCAACGAGGGTGAGACAAATCAAACAACAGAATCTTCTTATGCGCAAGGAATGAAAAAAGAGCCTTATACAGAAGAAGAATTTCTACTAGGAACATATACACGCATACGTATTTTTGATCAAGATAAAGAAGATGCATTGCAACCCGCATTTGACCGGATTAAAGAGTTAGGGGATAAGATTACGATCAATGAGCCTGGCTCTGAGATTGACGAAATTAATGAAAACGCAGGGGAAAAGCCAGTCAAAGTATCAAAAGATATCTACGATCTGTTAAAAAAATCTCGTGACTATAGTGAAGAGTCTAAAGGTGGGTTTAACTTAACGATTGGGGCAATCACACAACTTTGGCGGATCGGTTTTGACGATGCTCGTAAACCATCACAAGATGAAATTGATGAAGCATTAAAACATATTGATTATAACAAAATAGAGTTTGATGATGATGAGCAAACTGTTTATTTGGAAGATGAAGACATGATTATCGACCTTGGAGCCATCGCCAAAGGCTATATTGCTGACGAAGCCGTTGCGGTACTAAAAGATCATAACGTTGAGTCTGCTATTGTGGATTTGGGAGGCAATATTTTTGTAGTTGGCCATAGTAATCGTGGAGAAAATGAAGCTTGGAATGTAGGAATTCAAGATCCCAATAATGATCGAGGGGCCGTTTTAGGTACTATCGAGGAATCGGATAAAACGATCGTTACTTCAGGAATCTATGAACGTTATTTAGAGGAAGATGGAGAAACGTATCATCACATTTTTGATTCAAAAACGGGCTACCCTTACGATAATGACATTGCTAGTGCGACAGTCATTACTGATAAATCGATTGATGGCGATGGTTTGACGACAGTAATCTTTGATAAGGGAGTTAAAGAGGGTTTGGAGTATATTGAAAATGATACGCCTGAAGGAACTTCTGCCATCTTTGTGACCAAGGATGATCAAGTATATATGACAGACGACATCAAAGATAGCTTTCAATTGGATGAAGAGTCAGGTTATACCCTGGGTGACCGCAGCAAATTGTAA